Genomic DNA from Marnyiella aurantia:
TGGCGGCGAACGCGTTGGCGAAAATATTGAGACCGCCAAACGCCAGCTGGCTCTGCTGCGAAAAGAAATTTCAGACCGTCACCCAAATCTGAGGCTGGAAACACAGGTTACCACAGGCGACGTTTGCGATTCGCTGAATGAACTGGTAAAGCAGATTGGCGCAGACCTTATCGTTTTAGGCACATCGGGTGTACAGAGACTTAAGCAGGCACTGCTGGGATCGCACTCCTACTCCATCTTAAACCGTGCGAACTGTTCGGTTTTACTGGTGCCGGAAGATCTGAAGCATTATGAATTCAAAAAAATCCTTTTCCCCGTCCGTGTATTGGATCATTTAGAGGAGAAACTGGATTTTGCTCTGGCCACTTCGAAGAGAAATGAAAGTGAAATCAGCCTTATAGGAATAGGAAATATGGAAAATATGCCTGCTGTACGCGATGCCTTTCTGGTAATGAGGGAGAAACTGAAGAATAACGGCGAGCATTTTAAATCAAAACTTGTGCTCACGGCAGACAATGCAGAAATGATAAGCCAAACAACAGAAGCCGAACGCAGCGACCTGGTTATACTGAATTTTGAAGATGAAGGTAAATGGAAGACATTATTTTCCGAAAACTTCTTCAAAAAAATCATTAACGGTACCGATACAGCACTGCTGTTCGTAAAACCCAAAAACTTAGAGCCGGATCCAGTGGAAATCAGCTCATACGATATCACACTGCCTATACCCGGATAAATATTTATGATGACAGAATTTAAAACATATACAGAAAAGCACACAGCACCGGATGCTGAGATTCAGCAGATAGTCAGATTTCTGCATGACCACCTGGATCAGTATGGTGATGAGAAAGAGGATATTGGAAAATCTATTCACTACGCCATGGGGCGCAACGGAAAACCGGGAGGCCTCGTAATTACAGCTGGTACTCCAGAAGGTCTGCTTGGAGCCGTGGTCCTGAATAAAACCGGAATGGGAGGTTATATTCCTGAAAACATTTTGGTTTATATTGCCATAGACCGTAATACCCGCGGCACCGGCCTGGGCAAAAAGCTGATGCAGCAGGCTATTGAGCAAAGCGAGGGCGACATTGCCCTGCACTGCGAACCGGATAATCCGGCAAAACATTTGTACAACAAATTAGGTTTTACAAGTAAATACCTCGAAATGAGGTTAAAAAAACACTAATGTCTTATATTTCAATAAATTCCGATCACCTTTTTCATAATTTTAATTTTCTTGATGAATTGTTCAGTCAGCACCAGATTGACTGGGCAATTGTCGGGAAACTCCTGTGCGGAAACGAAACCTTCCTGAAAGTATTGCTGGCCATGACGGATAAAGAAATCTGCGACTCAAGGCTCAGCAACCTGAAGGCCATTAAAAGAATATCTCCTGAAACCAATACCATTTACATAAAACCCCCTGCCAAAAGGCTGGCCCGCAGCATAGTGGAGTTTGCAGACGTAAGTTTCAATACGGAAATTGAAACGATGAAGGCCTTGTCCGCCGAAGCTGTGATTCAAAACAAAATGCACCGCGTAGTTCTTATGGTGGAAATGGGCGAACTGCGCGAGGGTATTATGCTTAAAAACCTGATGGATTTCTATGAAGAAGTTCTGGAATTGCCCCATCTTGAAATTGTGGGTCTTGGTACCAACCTTTGCTGTCTGAACGGAATTTTGCCCGACGAGGACAAGCTGAAGACCCTGGCCTGGTGCCGGAATATACTGGAAGAAAAATTCGGCCGGAAAATACCGTATATATCAGGCGGATCCTCGGTTACCCTGCCACTTCTTTTCCGGAATGAGGTTCCCACGGCCGTCAATCATTTCAGGATTGGTGAAACGCTGTTCTTTGGCACCGATGTCTATGCAGACCGGCTTATTCCGGGTATGTGTCCGGATGTTTTTACCCTGAGTGCCGAGGTTATTGAACTTTCGGAAAAGCCCGTGCTTCCTACCGGTACTGCCGGCACCAACCTCACCGGCGACACTCCTGAATTCAGTGAGGAAGACAGGAACCGCAGTTCGGTACGGGCTATTGTAGATGTGGGCCTGCTGGATACGGATTTTAACAATATCATGCCTAAACTTCAGGTTATCAGCATTATAGGTGCCAGTTCAGACATGCTGATTCTGGATCTTGAAGATAATTCATATGGCATACGCGTAGGTGACACGCTGGAGTTCAGTATGAATTATATGGCGGTACTGCGTGCAATGAACTCAGACTATGTAGACAAAAAAGTAATGCCGTTTTCAAATTCAGCCGCTGGAAAAAAGGCAAGAAAATCAAACGGATTTTCCTATATTAGTCAAACATAGACCACCTGTGCATTAACTTTGAATGCGTTCGGCTGTTTGACTGAAATCTATGCCTGATTCTGCCACTATTAGAACAATCAATATCAGTTCCTTACGTTGTCCTGTGAACATCTCAGGCGACTTTGGTATACTTCCGCTATCGGGTGAGAAAGCGCTGGAGATTTTAGCGGTTTCCTTTAAAACTAAATTTTTCGCGCTGCTCATTACAACTGCCGGAAAGGCAGAAGTTACACTGGACGGTACTTGCCATCCTGTTTCGCGTGGCAACGTAGTTTTCATCAACTATAACCAGGTAGGACGTTTGGAGATGGAATCAACCTTCAGCGCCAGAATGATTGTATTTACAAGATCTTTTTATAACCTGATCTATACCGGAAACCACCGGATTAAAAATGATACCGCATTTAGCGGTTTGCCGTCCGTGGCTAAGTTCAGGAGGCAAGAGTTTACCGAATTTCTGGGTACTGTTACCGACATCATTGCCGAAGGCAGCAGGCAGCAGGCTTTAGCCAGGGAGGTGGTGTGCCTCCTGCTGAAGGTCATGATGCTTAAGTATATCCGCGCCAGTGGCGGCGAAAATTATATCGGCTTCAAAACCAACCGTACTCTGGCTTATGTGGAATCATTTGAAACGCTGGTCAATCAGAATTTCAGGCAGCTGAAGCGAACATCCGAATATGCCGGGAAGCTGAACATCACTCCAAATTACCTTAACTCTATAGTGAAAGAGCGAATGGATCTTACTGCCGAGCAGTATATCCGGAACCGCGTGATCCCTGGAGGCCGAAAGGCTGTTGCTGAACACGAACCTTTCCGTTACAGAGATCGCTTTTGACCTCGGATTCACCGATAAATCCCATTTTGGAAAATATTTCAGGAAAACTACAGGAGAAAGTCCCAACCGTTTCCGCCAGAAATTCGTCTCTGAACAGTAATCCGGCTCTCCTTAAACTTACCCTGCCGAAAGTAACCTATGTTACGTTCTGAAGCATTCCTGTTTACTAATTTTGCCTCATTGAAATCATCAGTTAATTAACATTTAAAAAAAGATACATTATGTTTTTCCAACACGTATATGACAAAAGTTTAGCCCAGGGCAGTTATCTGATTGGCTGCCAGGCAACCGGAGAAGCCATCGTTATTGATGCCAAGCGCGACGTGGACACTTACCTGCAGATTGCGGAGGTAAATAACCTTAAGATCACCCACATTACCGAAACCCATATACATGCCGATTTTCTGGCAGGCTCCAGGGAACTGGCAGCGCTTACGGGCGCGCAGATCTATCTTTCTGATGAAGGTGGCCCGGACTGGCAATATGAATTTCCGCACAAAGGACTGAAGCACGGTGATAAGATAAAGGTAGGTAACCTAACCCTCCAAGTTTTGCACACGCCCGGACATACTCCCGAAAGCATCAGTTTTCTGTTAACAGACCATCCTGCTACCAACGAACCGGTGATGATTTTTACAGGAGACTTTGTTTTTGTAGGTGACATCGGACGGCCGGACTTACTGGAGAAAGCTGCCGGATATACAGGAACCCAGGAGAA
This window encodes:
- a CDS encoding universal stress protein, producing MNTPIQTLLVPTDFTDKSLNAVYLATEVALRHDAQMHLIHTVSADFIIDHTGRQMIGGERVGENIETAKRQLALLRKEISDRHPNLRLETQVTTGDVCDSLNELVKQIGADLIVLGTSGVQRLKQALLGSHSYSILNRANCSVLLVPEDLKHYEFKKILFPVRVLDHLEEKLDFALATSKRNESEISLIGIGNMENMPAVRDAFLVMREKLKNNGEHFKSKLVLTADNAEMISQTTEAERSDLVILNFEDEGKWKTLFSENFFKKIINGTDTALLFVKPKNLEPDPVEISSYDITLPIPG
- a CDS encoding GNAT family N-acetyltransferase, with amino-acid sequence MMTEFKTYTEKHTAPDAEIQQIVRFLHDHLDQYGDEKEDIGKSIHYAMGRNGKPGGLVITAGTPEGLLGAVVLNKTGMGGYIPENILVYIAIDRNTRGTGLGKKLMQQAIEQSEGDIALHCEPDNPAKHLYNKLGFTSKYLEMRLKKH
- a CDS encoding alanine racemase, translated to MSYISINSDHLFHNFNFLDELFSQHQIDWAIVGKLLCGNETFLKVLLAMTDKEICDSRLSNLKAIKRISPETNTIYIKPPAKRLARSIVEFADVSFNTEIETMKALSAEAVIQNKMHRVVLMVEMGELREGIMLKNLMDFYEEVLELPHLEIVGLGTNLCCLNGILPDEDKLKTLAWCRNILEEKFGRKIPYISGGSSVTLPLLFRNEVPTAVNHFRIGETLFFGTDVYADRLIPGMCPDVFTLSAEVIELSEKPVLPTGTAGTNLTGDTPEFSEEDRNRSSVRAIVDVGLLDTDFNNIMPKLQVISIIGASSDMLILDLEDNSYGIRVGDTLEFSMNYMAVLRAMNSDYVDKKVMPFSNSAAGKKARKSNGFSYISQT
- a CDS encoding helix-turn-helix domain-containing protein → MLNTNLSVTEIAFDLGFTDKSHFGKYFRKTTGESPNRFRQKFVSEQ